The following coding sequences are from one Novosphingobium sp. KACC 22771 window:
- a CDS encoding CaiB/BaiF CoA transferase family protein — MTALTGLKIVDFSRFLPAAYASWVAADMGADVVRIEHPRELAKAEAMFGHDEDEAAALRRRARPSYTRGKRSLKINPGHEAARPVLEKLIARADVLIEDYRPGVMEGMGFGAGRMLALNPQLVYLSVSFAGQSGPLAGRAGHDPLALALAGALSRLNGLPAPSLPGLQVADVLTGAQGTIAMLLALSARDRSGRGQHVDVAMADACLPLLAVSMGRYDDPDAAPPPGAWHPKGGVWACADGQFLCTTDMEPTYWRRFCDAIGRPDFAAMQHALDQHPTMQEQIATLMRTRTRDEWAALLAQSDTQAMPVYSMAEAIAHPHHRARGRIVEVALPGQEPVTQLSLPFGLSETRSVPPRPAGHAGADNQAILTGLGFDPAMIAASGALDAGERH; from the coding sequence ATGACTGCCCTCACCGGCCTCAAGATCGTCGATTTCAGCCGTTTCCTGCCCGCCGCCTATGCCTCATGGGTGGCCGCCGATATGGGCGCGGATGTGGTAAGGATCGAGCACCCGCGCGAACTGGCCAAGGCCGAGGCGATGTTCGGCCACGACGAGGATGAGGCCGCAGCGCTGCGCCGCCGCGCCCGCCCCTCCTATACGCGCGGCAAGCGCAGCCTGAAGATCAACCCCGGCCATGAGGCGGCGAGGCCCGTGCTGGAGAAATTGATCGCGCGGGCCGATGTGCTGATCGAGGATTACCGCCCCGGCGTGATGGAGGGCATGGGGTTTGGCGCGGGGCGGATGCTCGCGCTCAACCCTCAGCTTGTCTATCTCTCGGTCAGTTTCGCCGGACAGAGCGGACCGCTGGCGGGGCGCGCCGGGCATGATCCGCTGGCGCTGGCGCTGGCGGGGGCCTTGTCGCGGCTCAATGGCCTGCCCGCGCCAAGCCTGCCCGGATTGCAGGTGGCCGATGTGCTGACCGGCGCGCAGGGGACGATTGCCATGCTGCTGGCCCTTTCCGCGCGGGACCGCAGCGGGCGGGGGCAGCATGTGGATGTGGCGATGGCGGATGCGTGCCTGCCGCTGCTGGCGGTGTCGATGGGGCGCTATGACGATCCCGATGCCGCACCGCCGCCGGGCGCGTGGCACCCCAAGGGCGGGGTCTGGGCATGCGCCGATGGGCAATTCCTCTGCACCACGGATATGGAGCCAACCTATTGGCGGCGTTTTTGTGACGCCATCGGGCGGCCCGATTTCGCCGCCATGCAGCACGCGCTTGATCAGCACCCGACGATGCAGGAGCAGATCGCCACGCTCATGCGAACCCGAACGCGCGACGAATGGGCAGCGCTGCTGGCCCAATCCGATACGCAGGCGATGCCGGTCTATTCGATGGCCGAGGCGATTGCCCACCCCCACCACCGCGCGCGCGGGCGGATCGTGGAGGTGGCCCTGCCCGGACAAGAGCCGGTGACGCAATTGAGCCTGCCCTTTGGCCTGTCCGAAACGCGCAGCGTGCCGCCTCGCCCCGCCGGACACGCCGGGGCCGACAATCAGGCGATCCTGACCGGACTGGGCTTTGACCCGGCCATGATTGCCGCCAGCGGGGCGTTGGACGCAGGAGAGAGACATTGA
- a CDS encoding DUF6250 domain-containing protein: protein MRFPLLLCAAFCLGGGVALARPAALRPNNWRIEAEAPAQVRFSHGGIEIDTAKGLTLWYRRRLSGPVRISFDAMAISKGGPNDTVSDLNAFWMAREADGSDPAPRSGRFEDYDTLQTYYVGIGGNRNTTTRLRRYVATPGVRPLLPEHDRGDARLAPGRWTHITLIADGATIAVMRDGARLFTLIDPAPYTSGWFGLRTTWSHWAFRHIRIKAQR from the coding sequence GTGAGATTCCCTCTCCTGCTCTGCGCCGCCTTTTGTCTTGGCGGCGGGGTGGCTTTGGCCCGCCCCGCCGCCTTGCGCCCGAACAACTGGCGCATCGAGGCCGAGGCCCCGGCTCAGGTCCGATTTTCCCACGGCGGTATCGAAATCGACACGGCCAAGGGCCTGACCCTCTGGTATCGCCGCCGCCTCTCCGGCCCGGTGCGGATCAGTTTCGACGCCATGGCCATTTCCAAGGGCGGCCCCAACGACACGGTCAGCGACCTCAACGCCTTCTGGATGGCGCGCGAGGCCGACGGCTCCGACCCCGCCCCCCGCTCCGGCCGGTTCGAAGATTATGACACGCTGCAAACCTATTACGTGGGCATCGGCGGCAATCGCAACACCACAACCCGCCTGCGCCGCTATGTCGCAACGCCGGGGGTGCGCCCGCTGCTGCCCGAACATGACCGGGGCGATGCGCGCCTTGCGCCGGGCCGCTGGACGCATATCACCCTGATTGCCGATGGCGCGACCATTGCCGTCATGCGTGATGGCGCGCGCCTCTTTACCCTTATCGACCCTGCCCCCTACACATCCGGCTGGTTTGGCCTGCGCACCACATGGAGCCACTGGGCCTTCCGCCACATCCGCATAAAGGCCCAACGATGA
- a CDS encoding CapA family protein — protein sequence MSATRILLVGDLILDVPEPDHWLSGIAPILRGGDVVIGHLEVPYTTCQEEVPGDVPAPGADPAHLDALARAGITAVSMAGNHMMDCGPVGLAETMAGLDRNGIAHAGAGVDLDAARAPAFLSAGARRIALLSYNCVGPELSWAGKGKPGCAYVRITPDDGGPSRPQAELIHIDPASQAAMEADIRAARAASDLVIVALHKGITHRPAELAPYERPLAAAAVAAGAGVVVGHHAHIARGIEAIGGAPVFHGLGNACVVTHALSPAQDHPARAEWVERRKKLFGFEPDPAYPLAPFHPEAVNGMIGEVIWHEDGSVDFGIIPLWFEPPGRPVPAGERAAAVRAYIEAIGRKAGLPATAMR from the coding sequence ATGAGCGCGACGCGCATTCTGCTGGTGGGCGATCTCATCCTTGATGTGCCGGAACCCGATCACTGGCTGTCGGGCATCGCGCCGATCCTGCGAGGGGGCGATGTGGTGATCGGACATCTGGAGGTGCCCTATACGACCTGTCAGGAGGAGGTTCCGGGCGATGTCCCCGCCCCCGGCGCCGATCCGGCGCATCTCGACGCGCTGGCCCGCGCCGGTATCACGGCGGTCAGCATGGCGGGCAATCACATGATGGATTGCGGCCCGGTGGGTCTGGCCGAAACGATGGCGGGGCTGGATCGCAACGGGATCGCCCATGCCGGGGCGGGGGTGGATCTGGACGCGGCGCGGGCGCCGGCATTTCTGAGCGCCGGCGCGCGGCGGATCGCCCTGCTCAGCTATAATTGCGTGGGGCCGGAATTGAGCTGGGCGGGCAAGGGCAAGCCCGGCTGCGCCTATGTCCGCATCACGCCCGATGATGGCGGCCCCAGCCGTCCGCAAGCCGAACTGATCCATATCGACCCTGCATCGCAGGCCGCGATGGAGGCGGACATCCGCGCGGCGCGGGCGGCATCCGATCTGGTCATCGTCGCGCTGCATAAAGGGATCACGCATAGACCCGCTGAACTGGCCCCCTATGAACGCCCGCTGGCGGCGGCGGCGGTCGCGGCCGGGGCGGGCGTGGTGGTGGGCCACCATGCCCATATCGCGCGCGGGATCGAGGCGATCGGCGGCGCCCCGGTGTTTCACGGATTGGGCAATGCCTGCGTCGTCACCCATGCGCTCTCGCCCGCGCAGGACCATCCGGCCCGCGCCGAATGGGTGGAACGGCGCAAGAAACTGTTCGGGTTTGAACCCGACCCGGCCTACCCCCTCGCCCCGTTTCATCCCGAGGCGGTCAACGGCATGATCGGCGAAGTGATCTGGCACGAGGATGGCAGCGTGGATTTCGGCATCATCCCCCTCTGGTTTGAACCGCCGGGGCGCCCGGTTCCGGCGGGCGAAAGGGCCGCGGCGGTGCGGGCCTATATCGAGGCCATCGGACGGAAAGCGGGATTGCCCGCGACCGCGATGCGATAG
- a CDS encoding TonB-dependent receptor: MASKVHLWRCSSASAALIIALAAPALAHAQSAPAAPASNADIIVSGIRQSLANALNTKRNSDQVVDAISAEDVGKFPDKNVGEALQRITGVQISRAGGEGSAVSIRGVDPGLIRVEINGQSTLSTAAGPAAGSATNPAVEFRDIPAEFISRLEVVKSATADMTEGGLGGTVRIITRRPFDTKKDYLAGSVQGVYGTLGNRLDPKFALIGSHLFAHDTLGVLLSATYEKRSLWYDQAKTTGWRQIRKNGATAAQCSQTVQTGCVDLNNDGTGDFYPDIPRYAMYRERTERYAFNGIVEWRPSDNFRLFFDNTYTRGLQTLNSQLMQINTFSALTPALTLGNDTSVNAGNAASYVQFQQTPVANPTSTNALGVSYRNINGTIDRQTYTGTLGSEWHVSPKLTLRARGGYSWARAFNDEIDVVGTQYGLTAVTVDYRNPVGAPNISLSTDPTNPAGINNLQIQHKPRQNVQSERNFQFDGDYDVGGFLKQIKFGVQRRVTRLNSIYHDGTVTYEGYTATPGVGDIKTRTWVTGTSVDAVTSTATNAAILSQIQSYVKYADLGDHNFFSTGNIGGTNIQRWLNMNMAIANAAGIPSTYGASNWSPGDTYDVKQKNWAGYVSTKWGFTPFDRNLAVVVGARVIRMETIASGYNINTSAGTFAPVTFTGAHTYVLPSANLRYELVPNKLILRATATSVAAAPDLAKIAPSMSLNTIALTGSRGNPKLSPYTAQQYDLGLEWYISRVNYLSATFWRKDIQGFPYKVATTENYNGTDFTISTYYNSAAPVQINGFEAGLVYGFDFLPGPFKNMGLQANYTYAKDRGFTTTGYYSGQSLGFPGLSRHSYNLSAFYDDGHLNARVSYNWRSRYNIGPERDNLNAFGRPYGQWDASFSYKVGDHLTAFVDLVNITNAQRIEDEESAYRVSTVETYGRRVYFGVRAKM, translated from the coding sequence ATGGCTTCAAAGGTTCACCTTTGGCGATGCTCCTCTGCGTCCGCCGCGCTCATCATCGCGCTGGCGGCCCCGGCTCTGGCCCATGCGCAAAGCGCGCCCGCCGCCCCCGCGAGCAATGCCGACATTATCGTCAGCGGCATTCGCCAGAGTCTTGCCAATGCCTTGAACACCAAGCGCAATTCCGATCAGGTAGTGGACGCGATCTCGGCCGAGGATGTGGGCAAATTCCCGGACAAGAACGTGGGCGAAGCGCTGCAACGCATCACCGGCGTCCAGATCAGTCGCGCCGGCGGCGAAGGATCTGCGGTGTCCATTCGCGGCGTGGATCCGGGGCTGATCCGCGTTGAAATCAATGGGCAATCCACCCTATCCACCGCCGCCGGGCCAGCCGCCGGATCGGCCACCAATCCGGCGGTCGAATTTCGCGACATCCCGGCCGAATTCATCAGCCGCCTCGAAGTCGTCAAATCGGCCACCGCCGATATGACCGAGGGCGGGCTGGGCGGTACGGTGCGCATCATCACCCGCCGCCCGTTCGACACCAAGAAGGACTATCTGGCCGGATCGGTCCAGGGGGTTTACGGCACGCTGGGCAACAGGCTCGACCCCAAATTCGCGCTGATCGGCAGCCATCTTTTCGCGCATGACACGCTGGGCGTGCTGCTCTCGGCCACGTATGAAAAGCGCAGCCTGTGGTACGATCAGGCCAAAACAACAGGCTGGCGCCAGATCCGCAAGAATGGCGCCACCGCCGCGCAATGCAGCCAGACCGTGCAGACCGGCTGCGTTGATCTGAACAATGACGGCACGGGCGATTTCTATCCCGACATTCCACGCTATGCGATGTATCGCGAACGCACCGAGCGCTATGCTTTCAACGGCATTGTCGAATGGCGCCCTTCCGACAATTTCCGCCTGTTCTTTGACAACACCTATACACGGGGGCTGCAGACGCTGAACTCCCAGCTCATGCAGATCAACACGTTTTCGGCGCTGACCCCGGCCTTGACGCTCGGCAATGACACCAGTGTCAACGCGGGCAACGCGGCCAGCTATGTCCAGTTCCAGCAAACCCCGGTGGCCAATCCGACCAGCACCAATGCGCTGGGCGTATCCTATCGCAACATCAACGGCACGATCGACCGCCAGACCTATACCGGCACACTGGGCAGCGAATGGCATGTCAGCCCCAAGCTGACGCTGCGCGCGCGGGGCGGCTATTCATGGGCGCGGGCCTTCAATGATGAAATCGACGTGGTGGGCACGCAATATGGCCTGACCGCTGTGACCGTGGACTATCGCAACCCGGTGGGTGCGCCCAACATCAGCCTTTCAACCGACCCCACCAATCCGGCGGGCATCAACAACCTGCAGATCCAGCACAAGCCGCGCCAGAACGTCCAGTCCGAGCGCAATTTCCAGTTCGACGGCGATTACGACGTCGGCGGTTTTCTCAAACAGATCAAATTCGGCGTCCAGCGCCGCGTGACGCGCCTCAATTCGATCTATCACGACGGCACCGTAACCTATGAAGGCTATACCGCCACGCCCGGCGTGGGCGATATCAAGACGCGCACCTGGGTCACGGGCACATCGGTTGATGCGGTCACCTCGACGGCCACCAATGCCGCGATCCTCTCGCAAATCCAGTCCTATGTGAAATATGCCGATCTTGGCGATCACAACTTCTTTTCGACCGGCAATATCGGCGGGACCAATATCCAGCGCTGGCTGAACATGAATATGGCGATTGCCAATGCGGCGGGCATCCCTTCGACCTATGGCGCCAGCAATTGGTCGCCGGGCGACACCTATGATGTGAAACAGAAGAACTGGGCCGGATATGTCTCGACAAAATGGGGCTTTACTCCGTTTGACCGCAATCTGGCCGTGGTGGTGGGCGCGCGCGTGATCCGCATGGAAACCATCGCCTCGGGCTATAACATCAACACCAGCGCGGGCACCTTTGCCCCCGTCACCTTCACCGGCGCCCACACCTATGTCCTGCCCTCGGCCAATCTGCGCTATGAACTGGTGCCGAATAAGCTGATCCTGCGCGCCACGGCGACATCGGTGGCCGCCGCGCCCGATCTGGCCAAGATCGCGCCGTCCATGTCGCTCAACACGATTGCGCTGACCGGATCGCGCGGCAATCCCAAACTCAGCCCCTATACCGCCCAGCAATATGACCTTGGTCTGGAATGGTATATCTCGCGGGTGAATTATCTCTCGGCCACTTTCTGGCGCAAGGATATTCAGGGCTTCCCCTATAAGGTGGCGACGACCGAGAATTACAACGGCACCGATTTCACCATCTCGACCTATTACAACAGCGCCGCCCCGGTTCAGATCAACGGGTTTGAGGCGGGGTTAGTCTATGGCTTCGACTTCCTACCCGGCCCGTTCAAAAACATGGGGCTTCAGGCCAATTACACCTATGCCAAGGATCGCGGTTTTACCACGACCGGCTATTACAGCGGCCAGTCGCTGGGCTTTCCGGGCCTTTCGCGCCACAGCTATAACCTGTCGGCCTTCTATGACGACGGCCATCTGAACGCGCGCGTGTCGTACAACTGGCGCTCGCGCTATAATATCGGGCCGGAGCGTGACAATCTCAATGCCTTTGGCCGCCCCTATGGCCAATGGGACGCCTCGTTCAGCTATAAGGTCGGCGATCATCTGACCGCCTTTGTCGATCTGGTGAACATCACCAATGCCCAGCGCATCGAGGACGAGGAAAGCGCCTATCGCGTGTCCACTGTCGAAACCTATGGCCGCCGGGTCTATTTCGGCGTCCGGGCGAAGATGTGA
- a CDS encoding CaiB/BaiF CoA transferase family protein yields the protein MPLSGIRVLDFTHAIAGPTATMTLAQLGAEVIKIEPPMKGDDFRHYTEHAGLPGMSVPFAAVNAGKRSLALNLKDPRGMEIARDLAARADVVAENFRPGVMARLGLGYEVLSALNPRLIWLSLSGFGQSGPLKDRGAYDHIAQATSGMAMMNATADGPLKIGIPVVDSFTGYLGAMGVLAALRRRDMTGAGEKLDVAMLDAALKIMGGAASVWDYTGASPKGTGNRGFRLVATAEYYACADGWIALGANHQHQIEALFAALGAGEMIHDPRFATHAARVEHYAALKGWLTQEMLKYSAQALEDRLTQAGVPAARISEIGDILSHPHMAQRRLMAQAQLPGHDRPLAVLGLGMGPDFCAGDDAGAVPVLGADGDAILDEIGMDAAAIATLREAGVIG from the coding sequence ATGCCGCTTTCAGGCATTCGCGTGCTGGATTTCACCCATGCCATCGCCGGGCCGACTGCGACGATGACGCTGGCGCAATTGGGGGCCGAGGTCATCAAGATCGAGCCGCCGATGAAAGGCGATGATTTCCGCCACTATACCGAACATGCCGGATTGCCGGGCATGTCGGTGCCCTTTGCCGCGGTCAATGCGGGCAAGCGCAGTCTGGCGCTGAACCTTAAAGATCCGCGCGGGATGGAGATTGCGCGCGATCTGGCGGCGCGGGCCGATGTGGTGGCGGAGAATTTCCGGCCCGGCGTGATGGCGCGGCTGGGGCTGGGCTATGAGGTTTTGTCCGCGCTCAATCCGCGCCTGATCTGGCTCTCGCTTTCGGGATTTGGGCAAAGCGGGCCGCTAAAGGATCGCGGCGCCTATGATCATATCGCGCAGGCGACATCGGGCATGGCGATGATGAATGCCACCGCCGATGGTCCGCTGAAAATCGGCATTCCGGTGGTGGACAGTTTTACCGGCTATCTTGGCGCGATGGGCGTGCTGGCGGCGCTGCGGCGGCGGGATATGACCGGCGCGGGCGAGAAACTGGACGTGGCGATGTTGGATGCGGCGCTCAAGATCATGGGCGGGGCCGCCTCGGTCTGGGACTATACCGGGGCCTCGCCCAAGGGCACGGGCAATCGCGGGTTTCGCCTTGTGGCCACGGCGGAATATTACGCATGCGCCGATGGCTGGATCGCCCTTGGCGCCAATCATCAGCATCAGATCGAGGCGCTGTTCGCCGCTCTTGGCGCGGGCGAGATGATCCACGATCCGCGCTTTGCCACCCATGCCGCACGGGTGGAACATTATGCCGCGCTCAAGGGCTGGCTGACGCAGGAAATGCTGAAATATTCGGCGCAGGCGTTGGAGGATCGCTTGACGCAGGCGGGCGTCCCCGCCGCGCGGATTAGCGAGATCGGCGATATTTTGAGCCACCCCCATATGGCACAGCGCAGGCTGATGGCGCAGGCACAATTGCCGGGGCATGATCGGCCGCTGGCGGTGCTGGGTCTGGGCATGGGGCCGGATTTCTGCGCGGGCGATGATGCGGGCGCGGTGCCGGTGCTGGGCGCGGACGGCGATGCGATTTTGGACGAGATAGGCATGGACGCAGCGGCGATTGCGACCCTGCGCGAGGCGGGAGTGATCGGATGA
- a CDS encoding 2-hydroxyacyl-CoA dehydratase family protein, which translates to MLAFFHQAYSDPSNAPARAPVIRTLGFDAPRAALLGAGFQPVRLVAPRLAATPRADAVMGHAAMGHRGKCLLEALLSWDDTPLLITAADGEQPQIFAALRELGRQGEAVPRHMHFLDWLHLPRAASMAYNDARMTQMGDWLAGLGTAPAEDAQALLAHQAHLLDALGEARRRGRISGTGALAVIGASAILHPADYNPALEELLVELVSAPEIPARRLFITGTPHEGLELYSAIEAEGWLIVGEDHAWGQSFAHGPCPPRIDVTSAKRIASAATACGADAVLHLSIGGDEAAPWQEAAIRRALPNMPFTALRCDALPDARFLSRLRGEAEPPRAPKPPRAASPKGEKRSRKSLESVASFNAYQRAWFADLRAKVAAGSPFAMANANAPQEILRALDIPFVVNQWWASIVAAKQQSGRYQSLLRDHHYPANVEAYSAQGIAAAFDDDAENAPWGGLPRPDFVHAVATSEPTARIFAEWAQVTGAAAFVYEKSNDPRMDLYGDWWARLPDHWEEALEPERIDLMTAELREVIATIEAKTGRRFDEARFRAVMDLVNEQEDYYRKTRNLIAQTVPAPIGIVDSMPATMVPQWHRGTQWARDAAKAFYEEVKARVDAGLAACPGEKVRLMWVGRGLWSEMGFYQKWEESHGAVFVWSMYLALAADGYIRDIEGKDALRALASRCITMGDELRMPTWAGPWYVHEAQIHTIDGVVALSDADPFVVRALREAGFPVLELTADNFNREGEDGAAIEAAITTFIEGAAGQRAAQR; encoded by the coding sequence ATGCTTGCCTTCTTCCATCAGGCCTATTCAGATCCATCGAATGCTCCCGCCCGCGCGCCGGTTATCCGCACTTTGGGCTTTGACGCGCCGCGTGCGGCTTTGCTGGGTGCCGGATTTCAGCCGGTGCGTCTGGTCGCCCCGCGATTGGCGGCAACGCCCCGCGCCGATGCCGTGATGGGGCATGCCGCAATGGGCCATCGCGGCAAATGCCTGCTGGAAGCGCTCCTGTCATGGGATGACACGCCGCTGCTGATCACCGCCGCCGATGGCGAACAGCCGCAGATCTTCGCCGCCCTGCGCGAACTGGGGCGACAGGGCGAGGCGGTGCCCCGGCACATGCATTTCCTCGATTGGCTGCACCTGCCGCGCGCCGCATCCATGGCCTATAATGACGCGCGCATGACGCAGATGGGCGATTGGCTGGCGGGCCTTGGCACGGCTCCGGCTGAGGATGCGCAAGCCCTGCTCGCCCATCAGGCCCACCTGCTCGACGCGCTGGGCGAGGCGCGGCGGCGGGGCAGGATCAGCGGCACTGGCGCGCTGGCCGTGATCGGCGCTTCAGCTATTCTCCACCCGGCGGATTACAATCCCGCGCTCGAAGAACTGCTGGTGGAACTGGTGTCTGCGCCCGAAATTCCGGCGCGCCGCCTGTTCATCACCGGCACCCCGCATGAGGGCCTTGAACTCTATTCTGCCATCGAGGCCGAAGGCTGGCTCATCGTGGGCGAGGATCACGCATGGGGCCAAAGTTTCGCCCATGGCCCCTGCCCCCCGCGCATCGACGTGACGAGCGCAAAGCGGATCGCCTCTGCGGCCACGGCCTGCGGGGCGGATGCGGTGCTGCACCTGTCCATCGGCGGCGATGAGGCCGCGCCTTGGCAGGAGGCCGCGATCCGCCGCGCCCTGCCGAATATGCCGTTTACCGCGCTGCGCTGCGACGCGCTGCCCGATGCGCGTTTCCTTTCCCGCCTGCGTGGAGAGGCCGAACCGCCCCGCGCGCCCAAACCACCCCGCGCCGCATCGCCCAAGGGCGAAAAGCGCAGCCGCAAATCCCTGGAATCGGTGGCCAGTTTCAACGCCTATCAGCGCGCATGGTTTGCCGATCTGCGCGCCAAGGTCGCGGCGGGCAGCCCCTTTGCCATGGCCAATGCCAATGCCCCGCAGGAAATCCTGCGCGCGCTCGACATACCCTTTGTCGTCAACCAATGGTGGGCCTCCATCGTCGCGGCCAAGCAGCAATCGGGCCGATACCAATCGCTGCTGCGCGACCATCACTACCCCGCCAATGTCGAGGCCTATTCCGCACAAGGCATCGCCGCCGCCTTTGATGATGATGCTGAAAACGCGCCATGGGGCGGGTTGCCCCGGCCCGATTTCGTCCACGCCGTAGCCACCAGCGAGCCGACCGCCCGCATCTTTGCCGAATGGGCGCAGGTGACGGGTGCGGCGGCCTTCGTCTATGAAAAGAGCAATGATCCGCGCATGGATCTTTACGGCGATTGGTGGGCCCGCTTGCCCGATCATTGGGAGGAAGCGCTCGAACCCGAACGCATCGACCTGATGACGGCGGAGCTGCGCGAGGTGATCGCCACCATCGAGGCCAAGACCGGCCGCCGCTTTGACGAGGCCCGTTTCCGCGCCGTGATGGATCTGGTCAATGAACAGGAGGATTATTACCGCAAGACCCGCAACCTGATCGCGCAGACCGTGCCCGCCCCCATCGGCATCGTCGATTCCATGCCCGCAACGATGGTGCCGCAATGGCATCGCGGCACGCAATGGGCGCGCGATGCGGCCAAGGCGTTTTACGAGGAGGTCAAGGCGCGGGTCGACGCTGGATTGGCCGCCTGCCCCGGCGAAAAGGTCCGCCTGATGTGGGTGGGCCGGGGCCTTTGGAGCGAGATGGGCTTTTACCAGAAATGGGAGGAAAGCCACGGCGCGGTCTTCGTCTGGTCGATGTATCTGGCGCTGGCCGCCGATGGCTATATCCGCGATATTGAGGGCAAGGATGCGCTGCGCGCCTTGGCCTCGCGCTGCATCACCATGGGCGATGAGCTGCGCATGCCGACATGGGCCGGACCGTGGTATGTGCATGAGGCGCAGATCCACACGATTGACGGCGTAGTGGCGCTGTCGGACGCCGATCCCTTTGTGGTGCGGGCGCTGCGCGAGGCGGGCTTTCCGGTGCTGGAACTGACCGCCGACAATTTCAACCGCGAGGGCGAGGATGGCGCGGCGATCGAGGCCGCGATCACGACCTTTATCGAGGGCGCGGCGGGCCAGAGGGCGGCGCAAAGATGA
- a CDS encoding CaiB/BaiF CoA transferase family protein, whose product MTDQTRPLEGLTVLDLTRALAGPYATLLLAGLGAKVIKIEEPVGGDLARENSPYLGRDGIMVERAHEDDISLSHLTRARGKYGVSLNLKRPEGKKLFMDLVAKADIVVENFTAGTADRLGVGYEACAQVNPRIVFASLSGFGANDRSGKAMDVIIQALSGAMFTSGEPGHPPVRIGIPIADMLAPVFTVIGILAAIEQRHRTGIGQHVDVSMLGALTSFVAIENWSAMAAAGMPSRTGLTVQRLSPFGVFECADGYVAVVAVHEPLARGLFDAMGQRELGDDPRFANRDARVANAEVLEATINAWSRQLPVAQVCRLLEERGVPVAPVRHPEDALVDPRVVERHETMAVEHPTYGSNVDLRTAGIPIQFSAASTGFDDALPVYIGQHNEDVYAQYLGLSPEDVARLKSEGVI is encoded by the coding sequence ATGACTGACCAGACCCGCCCTCTCGAAGGGCTGACCGTGCTTGACCTCACCCGCGCTCTGGCGGGGCCTTATGCCACGCTGCTGCTGGCCGGGCTTGGGGCCAAGGTCATCAAGATCGAGGAGCCGGTGGGCGGCGACCTTGCCCGCGAAAACAGCCCCTATCTGGGCCGCGACGGCATCATGGTCGAACGCGCGCATGAGGATGACATCTCGCTCTCGCACCTGACGCGGGCGCGGGGCAAATACGGCGTCTCGCTCAATCTGAAGCGGCCAGAGGGCAAGAAGCTGTTCATGGATCTGGTGGCCAAGGCCGACATCGTGGTGGAAAATTTCACCGCGGGCACCGCCGACCGGCTGGGCGTGGGCTATGAAGCCTGCGCGCAGGTCAACCCGCGCATTGTCTTCGCCTCGCTGTCGGGCTTTGGCGCGAATGACCGTTCGGGCAAGGCGATGGACGTCATCATCCAGGCATTGTCGGGCGCAATGTTCACCAGCGGCGAACCGGGCCATCCGCCCGTCCGCATCGGCATTCCCATCGCCGATATGCTGGCCCCGGTCTTCACCGTCATCGGCATCCTTGCCGCGATTGAACAGCGCCACCGCACCGGCATCGGCCAGCATGTGGATGTGTCCATGCTGGGCGCGCTCACCTCTTTCGTCGCCATCGAAAACTGGTCGGCCATGGCGGCGGCCGGGATGCCGTCTCGCACGGGCCTGACGGTTCAGCGCCTGTCGCCCTTTGGCGTGTTTGAATGCGCCGATGGCTATGTGGCGGTGGTGGCCGTGCATGAACCGCTTGCGCGGGGCCTGTTCGATGCGATGGGCCAGCGCGAGCTTGGCGATGATCCCCGCTTTGCCAACCGCGACGCCCGGGTGGCCAATGCCGAGGTGCTGGAGGCCACGATCAACGCGTGGAGCCGCCAGTTGCCCGTGGCGCAGGTCTGCCGCCTGCTGGAGGAACGCGGCGTCCCCGTCGCCCCGGTGCGCCACCCCGAGGACGCGCTGGTCGACCCCCGCGTGGTCGAGCGCCACGAAACCATGGCGGTCGAGCACCCTACTTATGGCTCGAACGTCGATCTGCGCACGGCGGGCATCCCCATCCAGTTTTCCGCCGCCAGCACCGGTTTCGATGATGCGCTGCCGGTCTATATCGGCCAGCACAATGAGGATGTGTACGCGCAATATCTCGGCCTCTCGCCGGAGGACGTGGCGCGGTTGAAAAGCGAAGGCGTCATCTGA